In Agromyces sp. 3263, a single genomic region encodes these proteins:
- the mmsB gene encoding multiple monosaccharide ABC transporter permease encodes MSNLTPTTSEEVQLPGGNLNPVENKFTDRLSHVLSDLGKNGIFIALVAVVVLFSVLTNGILLRPQNISNLVVQNGYILVLAIGMVMVIIAGHIDLSVGSVAAFVGACSGVFAVQWGLPWWLSVILSLGIGALVGVWQGFWIAFVGIPAFIVTLAGMLIFRGLALVVLGNANIGSFPAEYRALGNGFVSVGDFELDPLTLGVGALAIVILIVQQVRTRRGRQKYGQDVEPMVWFIIKLVLVSAAIGFFTWSLASYKGIPVTLIILAVLVLVYGIVMNRTVFGRHIYAIGGNRHAAELSGIKTRRVDFWLFVNMGTLAALAGLIFTARLNLAGPKAGDGFELEAISAAFIGGAAVQGGVGTIGGAIIGGLIIGVLNNGMSILGIGIEWQQVVKGLVLLLAVAFDVYNRRRSGGN; translated from the coding sequence ATGTCGAATCTGACCCCCACCACCTCGGAGGAAGTCCAGCTCCCCGGCGGCAATCTCAACCCCGTCGAGAACAAGTTCACCGACCGGCTGAGCCACGTGCTCTCAGACCTCGGCAAGAACGGCATCTTCATCGCGCTCGTCGCGGTGGTCGTGCTGTTCTCGGTCCTCACCAACGGCATCCTGCTGCGACCGCAGAACATCTCGAACCTCGTCGTGCAGAACGGCTACATCCTCGTGCTCGCGATCGGCATGGTGATGGTCATCATCGCCGGCCACATCGACCTGTCGGTCGGGTCGGTCGCCGCCTTCGTCGGTGCCTGTTCCGGCGTCTTCGCCGTGCAATGGGGCCTGCCCTGGTGGCTCTCGGTCATCCTCTCGCTGGGCATCGGCGCCCTCGTCGGCGTGTGGCAGGGCTTCTGGATCGCCTTCGTCGGCATTCCGGCGTTCATCGTGACATTGGCGGGCATGCTCATCTTCCGAGGCCTCGCGCTCGTCGTGCTCGGCAACGCGAACATCGGCTCGTTCCCCGCCGAGTACCGCGCGCTCGGCAACGGCTTCGTCTCGGTCGGCGACTTCGAGCTCGACCCGCTCACGCTCGGTGTCGGCGCGCTCGCGATCGTCATCCTGATCGTGCAGCAGGTGCGCACCCGTCGCGGCCGCCAGAAGTACGGCCAGGACGTCGAGCCCATGGTGTGGTTCATCATCAAGCTCGTGCTCGTGTCGGCCGCGATCGGCTTCTTCACCTGGTCCCTCGCCTCCTACAAGGGCATCCCGGTCACGCTGATCATCCTCGCCGTGCTCGTGCTCGTGTACGGCATCGTGATGAACCGCACGGTCTTCGGCCGGCACATCTACGCGATCGGCGGCAACCGCCACGCGGCGGAGCTGTCGGGCATCAAGACCCGTCGCGTCGACTTCTGGCTGTTCGTCAACATGGGCACGCTCGCCGCCCTCGCCGGCCTCATCTTCACGGCCCGGCTCAACCTGGCCGGCCCGAAGGCCGGTGACGGCTTCGAACTCGAGGCGATCTCCGCGGCCTTCATCGGCGGCGCGGCGGTGCAGGGCGGCGTCGGCACCATCGGCGGCGCCATCATCGGTGGCCTGATCATCGGCGTGCTGAACAACGGCATGTCGATCCTCGGCATCGGCATCGAGTGGCAGCAGGTCGTCAAGGGCCTCGTGCTGCTGCTCGCGGTCGCGTTCGACGTGTACAACCGGCGACGCTCCGGCGGCAACTAG
- a CDS encoding FGGY-family carbohydrate kinase codes for MTDSTNPQAAGTAAERSRAAILEGRTSLGIELGSTRIKACLVGEDPTEVLAVGSHEWENRFEDRVWTYSLADVWSGLQAAYADLVADARRRYDVQPQTFGAIGVSAMMHGYLAFDASDELLVPFRTWRNTSTGPAAAELSGRFGLNIPLRWSIAHLYQAVLDDEPHVPQIDFVTTLAGYVHWRLTGRKAIGVGDASGMFPIDAATHDYDARLLEVFDGLVADRAPGLHLAELLPEVLPAGRPAGDLTAEGAALLDPTGGLQPGAPLCPPEGDAGTGMVATNSVAPRTGNVSAGTSIFAMVVLERPLAHAHHELDLVTTPAGDPVAMVHCNNGASELAAWAGVFGRFAAASGTPVEPDAVFEALFREALDGDADAGGLLAYNHLAGEPIAGLTEGRPLFVRTPDSRFNLGNFMRAQLYGVYGTLALGMRVLAGEGVEIDRMFAHGGIFRTAGVAQRFLAGALDAPVAVGETASEGGAWGIAVLASYLSAADEVDLGTYLGERVFADAAIDTVEPAADDVAGFSAYLDRYRAGLAVESAAVDAL; via the coding sequence ATGACCGACTCCACGAACCCGCAGGCTGCGGGCACCGCCGCCGAGCGCAGCCGCGCAGCCATCCTCGAGGGACGCACCTCGCTCGGCATCGAGCTCGGCTCCACGCGCATCAAGGCGTGCCTGGTCGGCGAGGACCCCACGGAGGTGCTCGCCGTGGGGAGCCACGAGTGGGAGAACCGCTTCGAGGACCGGGTGTGGACCTACTCGCTCGCGGATGTCTGGTCGGGGCTCCAGGCGGCCTACGCCGACCTCGTCGCCGACGCGCGACGCCGCTACGACGTGCAGCCGCAGACGTTCGGCGCCATCGGCGTCTCGGCCATGATGCACGGCTACCTCGCGTTCGACGCGAGCGACGAGCTGCTCGTGCCGTTCCGCACCTGGCGCAACACGTCGACGGGCCCGGCCGCCGCCGAGCTCAGCGGGCGGTTCGGCCTGAACATCCCGCTCCGCTGGTCGATCGCGCACCTCTACCAGGCGGTGCTCGATGACGAGCCGCACGTGCCGCAGATCGACTTCGTCACGACGCTCGCGGGCTATGTGCACTGGCGCCTCACGGGCCGCAAGGCCATCGGCGTGGGCGACGCCTCGGGCATGTTCCCGATCGATGCCGCGACCCACGACTACGACGCACGGCTGCTCGAGGTGTTCGACGGCCTCGTGGCGGACCGCGCCCCGGGCCTGCACCTCGCCGAGCTCCTCCCGGAGGTGCTTCCGGCGGGCCGGCCCGCGGGCGACCTGACGGCCGAGGGCGCCGCCCTGCTCGACCCGACGGGAGGCCTCCAACCCGGTGCGCCGCTCTGCCCGCCCGAGGGTGACGCCGGCACCGGCATGGTGGCGACGAACTCCGTCGCCCCGAGGACGGGCAATGTCAGCGCGGGCACGAGCATCTTCGCGATGGTCGTGCTCGAGCGCCCGCTCGCGCACGCGCACCACGAGCTCGACCTCGTCACGACGCCCGCGGGCGACCCCGTGGCGATGGTGCACTGCAACAACGGCGCGAGCGAGCTCGCCGCCTGGGCGGGCGTGTTCGGCCGGTTCGCCGCGGCATCCGGAACCCCCGTCGAGCCGGATGCCGTGTTCGAGGCCCTCTTCCGCGAGGCGCTCGACGGCGACGCCGACGCCGGCGGCCTGCTCGCCTACAACCACCTCGCGGGGGAGCCGATCGCGGGGCTCACCGAGGGCCGGCCGCTGTTCGTGCGCACGCCCGACAGCCGGTTCAACCTCGGCAACTTCATGCGCGCGCAGCTCTACGGCGTGTACGGCACCCTCGCGCTCGGCATGCGGGTGCTCGCCGGAGAGGGGGTCGAGATCGACCGGATGTTCGCGCACGGCGGCATCTTCCGCACCGCGGGCGTCGCCCAGCGCTTCCTCGCGGGCGCACTCGACGCGCCCGTCGCGGTCGGCGAGACGGCGTCCGAGGGGGGCGCGTGGGGCATCGCCGTGCTGGCGTCCTACCTGTCGGCCGCCGACGAGGTCGACCTCGGCACCTACCTCGGCGAACGCGTCTTCGCGGATGCCGCGATCGACACCGTCGAGCCCGCGGCCGACGACGTCGCCGGCTTCTCTGCGTACCTCGATCGCTACCGGGCCGGGCTGGCCGTCGAGTCGGCCGCCGTCGACGCCCTCTGA
- a CDS encoding L-ribulose-5-phosphate 4-epimerase, whose translation MSSYGPQVEVAIARVRADVAKLHAELTRYGLVVWTGGNVSGRVPGADLFVIKPSGVSYDELAPENMILCDLDGTVIEGTPGAERSPSSDTSAHAYVYRNMPEVGGVVHTHSTYATAWAARGEEIPCVITAMADEFGGSIPVGPFAIIGDDSIGRGIVETLTGHRSRAVLMRNHGPFTIGASAKDAVKAAVMVEDVARTVHLAREAGPLVPIPQDAIDRLYDRYQNVYGQASDARRTKSAGPASDAGRAKAPKAAPEARRKVADRR comes from the coding sequence ATGAGCAGCTACGGACCCCAGGTCGAGGTCGCCATCGCCCGCGTCCGGGCCGACGTCGCGAAGCTCCACGCCGAGCTCACGCGCTACGGCCTGGTCGTCTGGACCGGCGGCAACGTCTCGGGCCGCGTGCCCGGCGCCGACCTCTTCGTGATCAAGCCCTCGGGCGTCTCGTACGACGAGCTGGCGCCCGAGAACATGATCCTGTGCGACCTCGACGGCACCGTCATCGAGGGCACGCCCGGCGCCGAGCGGTCGCCGTCGAGCGACACCTCGGCGCACGCCTACGTCTACCGGAACATGCCCGAGGTGGGCGGCGTGGTCCACACGCACTCCACCTACGCCACGGCGTGGGCCGCGCGCGGCGAGGAGATCCCCTGCGTGATCACCGCGATGGCCGACGAGTTCGGCGGCTCCATCCCGGTCGGCCCGTTCGCGATCATCGGCGACGACTCGATCGGTCGCGGCATCGTCGAGACGCTCACCGGCCACCGCAGCCGTGCGGTGCTGATGCGCAACCACGGCCCCTTCACGATCGGCGCCAGTGCGAAGGACGCGGTGAAGGCCGCCGTGATGGTCGAGGATGTCGCGCGCACCGTGCACCTCGCCCGCGAGGCCGGTCCGCTGGTGCCCATCCCGCAGGACGCGATCGACCGGCTCTACGACCGGTACCAGAACGTGTACGGCCAGGCGTCGGACGCCCGCCGCACGAAGAGCGCGGGGCCGGCGTCCGACGCTGGTCGCGCGAAGGCCCCGAAGGCGGCTCCCGAAGCCCGCCGGAAGGTCGCAGACCGGCGATGA
- the mmsA gene encoding multiple monosaccharide ABC transporter ATP-binding protein, with the protein MTTNILEMRGITKTFPGVKALSNVTIGVERGEVHAICGENGAGKSTLMKVLSGVYPHGTYDGDIVFENETVEFRDLTDSEAKGIVIIHQELALSPYLSIAENIFLNNELKGRGGLIDWNKTNFEASKLLARVGLRENPTTKIMDIGVGKQQLVEIAKALSKEVKLLILDEPTAALNDEDSDHLLDLILHLKGQGITSIIISHKLNEIKKVADSVTVIRDGKTIETIAKQDVTEDRIIKDMVGRDLENRYPDHTPDIGEELLRVEDWTAHHPQDTSRVMVDNVNLHVRAGEIVGIAGLMGAGRTEFAMSLFGQSYGSKITGKVFLRGKEIKTRTVAEAIDHGIAYATEDRKTYGLNLIEDIKRNISMASLKKLEKYGLVHDNEEYAVANEYRKSMNIKAPSVLVKTGKLSGGNQQKVVLSKWIYSDPDVLILDEPTRGIDVGAKYEIYTIINRLAASGKGIIVISSELPELLGICDRVYALSEGRITGELPIAEATPEAMLKLMTMEKPR; encoded by the coding sequence ATGACCACCAACATTCTCGAGATGCGCGGCATCACGAAGACGTTCCCGGGCGTGAAGGCCCTGTCGAACGTCACCATCGGGGTCGAGCGCGGCGAGGTGCACGCCATCTGCGGCGAGAACGGCGCCGGCAAGTCGACCCTCATGAAGGTGCTGTCGGGCGTGTACCCGCACGGCACCTACGACGGCGACATCGTCTTCGAGAACGAGACGGTGGAGTTCCGCGACCTCACGGACAGTGAGGCCAAGGGCATCGTCATCATCCACCAGGAGCTGGCGCTCAGCCCCTACCTCTCGATCGCCGAGAACATCTTCCTCAACAACGAGCTGAAGGGCCGCGGCGGCCTGATCGACTGGAACAAGACGAACTTCGAGGCGTCGAAGCTGCTCGCCCGAGTGGGGCTGCGCGAGAACCCGACGACGAAGATCATGGACATCGGCGTCGGCAAGCAGCAGCTCGTCGAGATCGCGAAGGCCCTCTCGAAGGAGGTCAAGCTCCTCATCCTCGACGAGCCGACCGCCGCGCTCAACGACGAGGACTCCGACCACCTGCTCGACCTGATCCTGCACCTCAAGGGGCAGGGCATCACGTCGATCATCATCAGCCACAAGCTGAACGAGATCAAGAAGGTCGCCGACTCCGTCACGGTCATCCGCGACGGCAAGACGATCGAGACGATCGCGAAGCAGGATGTCACGGAAGACCGCATCATCAAGGACATGGTCGGCCGTGATCTCGAGAACCGCTACCCCGACCACACGCCCGACATCGGCGAGGAGCTGCTCCGCGTCGAGGACTGGACGGCGCACCACCCGCAGGACACCTCGCGCGTGATGGTCGACAACGTGAACCTCCACGTTCGTGCCGGCGAGATCGTCGGCATCGCAGGCCTCATGGGCGCGGGTCGCACCGAGTTCGCGATGAGCCTGTTCGGCCAGAGCTACGGGTCGAAGATCACCGGGAAGGTGTTCCTCCGGGGCAAGGAGATCAAGACCCGCACGGTCGCCGAGGCGATCGACCACGGCATCGCCTACGCCACGGAAGATCGCAAGACGTACGGCCTCAACCTCATCGAGGACATCAAGCGCAACATCTCGATGGCCTCGCTGAAGAAGCTCGAGAAGTACGGCCTCGTGCACGACAACGAGGAGTATGCGGTCGCCAACGAGTACCGCAAGTCGATGAACATCAAGGCGCCGAGCGTGCTGGTGAAGACCGGCAAGCTCTCGGGCGGCAACCAGCAGAAGGTCGTGCTCTCGAAGTGGATCTACTCGGATCCCGACGTGCTCATCCTCGACGAGCCGACGCGGGGCATCGACGTGGGCGCGAAGTACGAGATCTACACGATCATCAACCGGCTCGCGGCATCCGGGAAGGGCATCATCGTGATCTCGTCGGAGCTGCCCGAGCTGCTCGGCATCTGCGACCGTGTCTACGCCCTCTCGGAGGGGCGCATCACCGGTGAGCTTCCCATCGCGGAGGCCACACCTGAGGCGATGCTCAAGCTCATGACCATGGAAAAGCCCCGCTAG
- a CDS encoding L-ribulose-5-phosphate 4-epimerase, producing the protein MTAAASGFAPDVDAAISQVRDDVARLHGELTRYGLVVWTGGNVSGRVPGADLFVIKPSGVSYDDLAPENVILCDLDGNVVPGTPGSDRSPSSDTAAHAYVYRNMPEVGGVVHTHSTFAVAWAARGEEIPCVITAMADEFGGPIPVGPFAIIGDDSIGRGIVETLTGHRSRAVLMQNHGPFTIGTDAKDAVKAAVMVEDVARTVHFAREAGPLIPIPQDAIDRLYDRYQNVYGQASDARRDDDTAPSEDAAR; encoded by the coding sequence GTGACCGCCGCGGCATCCGGGTTCGCGCCTGACGTCGACGCGGCGATCTCGCAGGTGCGCGACGACGTCGCCCGGCTGCACGGCGAGCTCACCCGCTACGGCCTCGTCGTCTGGACGGGTGGCAACGTCTCGGGCCGGGTGCCCGGCGCCGACCTCTTCGTGATCAAGCCCTCGGGGGTGTCGTACGACGACCTCGCGCCCGAGAACGTGATCCTCTGCGACCTCGACGGGAACGTGGTCCCCGGCACGCCCGGTTCCGATCGCAGCCCGTCGAGCGACACCGCGGCGCACGCCTACGTGTACCGCAACATGCCCGAGGTCGGCGGCGTCGTGCACACGCACTCGACGTTCGCGGTCGCGTGGGCCGCTCGCGGCGAGGAGATCCCGTGCGTGATCACGGCCATGGCCGACGAGTTCGGCGGGCCGATCCCCGTTGGTCCGTTCGCGATCATCGGCGACGATTCGATCGGGCGCGGCATCGTCGAGACCCTCACCGGCCACCGCTCCCGTGCGGTGCTCATGCAGAACCACGGACCCTTCACGATCGGCACCGACGCGAAGGACGCGGTGAAGGCGGCCGTCATGGTCGAGGATGTCGCGCGCACCGTGCACTTCGCCCGCGAAGCCGGCCCGCTCATCCCGATCCCGCAGGACGCGATCGACCGGCTCTACGACCGCTACCAGAACGTGTACGGCCAGGCGTCCGACGCCCGCCGCGACGACGACACCGCACCGAGTGAGGACGCAGCCCGATGA
- the chvE gene encoding multiple monosaccharide ABC transporter substrate-binding protein has translation MLALAACSGGSGGSGDGGGGGDGGLIGVAMPTKSSERWIQDGDAVKQQLEDQGFTVDLQYAEDDIPTQVSQIENMITKGAEALIIASIDGTTLSQVLQDAADADIPVIAYDRLIRDSENVDYYASFDNYKVGVQQANSLLNGLGLTDLEGEPAADAPAGPFNIELFAGSPDDNNATFFWNGAIDTLQPLIDDGTLVVKSGQTDFEQAATLRWDGEVAQERMENILTSTYSDGSTVNAVLSPYDGLSRGIISALTDAGYSVGEGWPIISGQDAELDSVKAINSGEQYATIFKDTRELAKVAVDMASAILNGEEPEVNNTEDYDNGVKVVPSYLLESAIVVKDNIKEILVDSGYWTEEEING, from the coding sequence ATGCTCGCGCTTGCCGCGTGCTCGGGCGGCAGCGGTGGCAGTGGCGACGGCGGTGGCGGCGGCGACGGCGGCCTCATCGGCGTCGCGATGCCCACGAAGAGCTCGGAGCGCTGGATCCAGGACGGCGACGCCGTCAAGCAGCAGCTCGAGGACCAGGGCTTCACCGTCGACCTCCAGTACGCGGAGGACGACATCCCCACCCAGGTCTCGCAGATCGAGAACATGATCACGAAGGGCGCCGAGGCGCTCATCATCGCCTCGATCGACGGCACGACGCTGTCGCAGGTGCTCCAGGACGCGGCCGACGCCGACATCCCGGTCATCGCCTACGACCGCCTCATCCGCGACTCGGAGAACGTCGACTACTACGCGTCGTTCGACAACTACAAGGTCGGCGTGCAGCAGGCCAACTCCCTGCTGAACGGCCTCGGCCTCACCGACCTCGAGGGCGAGCCGGCCGCTGACGCGCCCGCCGGCCCGTTCAACATCGAGCTGTTCGCCGGGTCGCCCGACGACAACAACGCCACGTTCTTCTGGAACGGTGCGATCGACACGCTCCAGCCGCTGATCGACGACGGCACCCTCGTGGTGAAGTCCGGTCAGACGGACTTCGAGCAGGCCGCAACGCTCCGCTGGGACGGCGAGGTCGCACAGGAGCGCATGGAGAACATCCTCACCTCGACGTACTCCGACGGCTCCACCGTCAACGCGGTGCTCTCGCCCTACGACGGCCTCTCGCGTGGCATCATCTCGGCGCTCACCGACGCGGGCTACTCGGTCGGCGAGGGCTGGCCGATCATCTCCGGCCAGGACGCCGAGCTCGACTCGGTCAAGGCGATCAACTCGGGTGAGCAGTACGCGACCATCTTCAAGGACACGCGTGAGCTCGCGAAGGTCGCCGTCGACATGGCGTCGGCGATCCTGAACGGCGAGGAGCCCGAGGTGAACAACACCGAGGACTACGACAACGGCGTGAAGGTCGTGCCGTCGTACCTCCTCGAGTCGGCCATCGTCGTCAAGGACAACATCAAGGAGATCCTCGTCGACAGCGGCTACTGGACCGAAGAGGAAATCAACGGCTAG
- a CDS encoding LacI family DNA-binding transcriptional regulator, giving the protein MPEEPQRGRAPSIRDVARLAGVSHQTVSRVLNHHPSIRPETKQRVLDVMGELQYKPNRAARALVTSRSRTLGILSASSTQYGPASSIAAIESAARAAGYWVSTANIESSDAASIADALAHLTAQGIEGLVVIAPQVRVFDTLARLEMDVPYVSLQSTGRDDDHALSVDQMAGARMATRHLIELGHRSIYHLAGPQDWIEAEARMRGFLEEMSAQDVATTAPILGDWTAEFGYYAGRELLTVRDFTAIFASNDQMALGLMHAVRDAGLDIPRDVSIIGFDDIPEAAHFWPPLTTVRQDFGELGRRCVALLLGDIGDASAEAAGTITPELVVRRSTGAPAF; this is encoded by the coding sequence GTGCCAGAGGAGCCGCAGCGGGGTCGCGCCCCGAGCATCCGTGATGTCGCGCGGCTGGCCGGCGTCTCGCACCAGACGGTGAGCCGGGTGCTGAACCACCACCCGAGCATCCGTCCCGAGACGAAGCAACGCGTGCTCGACGTCATGGGCGAGCTGCAGTACAAGCCCAACCGGGCGGCCCGGGCGCTCGTCACGAGCCGATCCCGCACACTCGGCATCCTCTCGGCGTCGAGCACCCAGTACGGGCCGGCGTCGAGCATCGCGGCCATCGAGTCGGCGGCCCGGGCCGCCGGGTACTGGGTGAGCACGGCGAACATCGAGTCGTCGGATGCCGCGTCGATCGCCGATGCGCTCGCCCACCTCACGGCCCAGGGCATCGAGGGCCTCGTCGTGATCGCGCCGCAGGTGCGCGTGTTCGACACGCTCGCGCGCCTCGAGATGGACGTGCCGTACGTGAGCCTCCAGTCCACCGGTCGCGACGACGATCACGCCCTGTCAGTCGACCAGATGGCGGGCGCGCGGATGGCCACTCGGCACCTCATCGAGCTGGGCCACCGCAGCATCTACCACCTCGCCGGACCCCAGGACTGGATCGAGGCGGAAGCGCGGATGCGCGGCTTCCTCGAGGAGATGAGCGCACAGGACGTCGCCACGACCGCGCCGATCCTGGGGGACTGGACCGCGGAGTTCGGCTATTACGCCGGCCGCGAGCTGCTCACCGTGCGGGACTTCACGGCGATCTTCGCGTCGAACGACCAGATGGCACTCGGCCTCATGCACGCCGTGCGCGACGCCGGGCTCGACATCCCCCGCGACGTCTCGATCATCGGATTCGACGACATCCCCGAGGCGGCGCACTTCTGGCCGCCGCTGACGACGGTGCGCCAGGACTTCGGCGAGCTGGGCCGCCGGTGCGTGGCGCTGCTGCTCGGTGACATCGGCGACGCATCGGCGGAGGCGGCCGGCACGATCACGCCCGAGCTCGTGGTGCGCCGCAGCACCGGTGCGCCGGCGTTCTGA